A stretch of the Flavobacterium aquiphilum genome encodes the following:
- a CDS encoding dimethylarginine dimethylaminohydrolase family protein, which translates to MLRLNVNNETSRLRAVVLGSANSNGPTPKIDEAYDPKSLEHILANTYPVEADMIAEMEALNSVFRKYGVTVFRPEIIENYNQIFVRDIGFVIDDTFVKSNILPDRERELDAIQYVIDQINPAKVVRPPEEVHIEGGDVMLWNDYIFVGTYKGSDYASYITARTNMQGVKFIKELFPNKIVKEFDLVKSKIEARDNALHLDCCFQPVGKDKGIIYKRGFREEADYMFLVNLFGAANLFHITREEMYNMNSNVFSIDTNVVVSEKNFTRLNNWLRGNGFLVEEIPYAEISKQEGLLRCSTLPLIRD; encoded by the coding sequence ATGCTTAGATTAAATGTTAATAATGAAACTTCAAGATTAAGGGCTGTAGTATTGGGATCTGCTAATAGTAATGGGCCAACACCAAAGATAGATGAAGCTTATGATCCTAAATCTTTGGAGCATATTTTGGCCAATACTTATCCAGTTGAGGCCGATATGATTGCTGAAATGGAAGCCTTAAATTCAGTGTTTCGAAAATATGGAGTGACTGTTTTCCGTCCTGAAATAATTGAAAACTATAATCAAATTTTTGTTAGGGATATTGGTTTTGTAATTGATGATACTTTTGTTAAATCTAATATTTTACCGGACCGTGAAAGGGAATTGGACGCGATTCAATATGTAATCGACCAAATAAATCCTGCGAAAGTCGTTCGCCCTCCAGAAGAAGTACATATTGAAGGAGGAGATGTGATGCTTTGGAATGATTATATTTTTGTTGGAACATACAAAGGAAGCGATTATGCGAGCTATATTACGGCAAGAACTAATATGCAAGGAGTCAAATTTATAAAAGAGTTATTTCCAAATAAAATTGTAAAAGAGTTTGATTTGGTTAAATCTAAAATTGAGGCTCGCGATAACGCTTTGCATCTTGATTGTTGTTTCCAGCCTGTGGGAAAAGACAAAGGGATAATTTATAAAAGAGGGTTTAGAGAAGAAGCTGATTATATGTTTTTGGTAAATCTTTTTGGTGCAGCCAATTTATTTCATATCACGAGAGAAGAAATGTATAATATGAATTCCAATGTGTTTTCGATTGATACAAATGTTGTTGTTTCCGAAAAGAATTTTACAAGATTAAATAACTGGCTACGAGGCAATGGATTTTTGGTAGAAGAAATTCCTTATGCCGAAATTTCAAAACAAGAAGGTTTGTTACGATGTTCGACATTGCCATTAATTAGGGATTAA
- the ctlX gene encoding citrulline utilization hydrolase CtlX, with product MKQTTNSILMIRPVAFRMNEQTAVNNYYQKVIEGLLPATVNAKAQQEFDVFVEKLRSVGVDVTVIDDREGSDTPDSIFPNNWISFHENGDVALYPMFAENRRLERREDILDTLEEKGFIIDNIMDYTSAEEDGFFLEGTGSLVLDRENAKAYCALSPRADEELFIEFCEDFEFTPVIFEAFHTVNGERKLIYHTNVMMCIGDTFAVICADCIDDKKERKMVLESLKGDEKDIILITEDQLNNFAGNMLEVSGTDDRRYLVMSASAYQSLTKKQITQLEEHVTILSSSLDTIEACGGGSARCMMAEIFLPTE from the coding sequence ATGAAACAAACAACAAACTCCATTTTGATGATTCGCCCTGTCGCATTCCGCATGAATGAGCAAACAGCGGTGAATAATTATTATCAAAAAGTTATTGAAGGTCTTTTGCCGGCAACTGTAAATGCAAAAGCACAACAGGAATTTGATGTTTTTGTTGAAAAGCTTCGCTCAGTGGGGGTAGATGTAACCGTGATCGATGATAGAGAAGGTTCGGATACGCCGGACAGTATTTTTCCAAACAATTGGATTTCTTTTCATGAAAATGGAGACGTAGCGCTTTATCCTATGTTTGCCGAGAATCGCCGTTTAGAACGTCGTGAAGACATTTTGGATACCTTGGAAGAAAAAGGATTTATAATCGATAATATTATGGATTATACTTCTGCAGAAGAAGACGGTTTTTTCTTAGAAGGAACGGGAAGTTTGGTTTTGGACAGGGAGAATGCAAAGGCTTATTGTGCGCTTTCCCCGCGGGCTGATGAAGAATTGTTTATCGAATTCTGCGAAGATTTTGAATTTACTCCTGTGATTTTTGAAGCCTTTCATACGGTTAACGGCGAGCGAAAATTAATTTATCATACCAATGTGATGATGTGTATTGGAGATACTTTTGCTGTTATTTGTGCGGATTGTATCGATGATAAAAAAGAACGTAAAATGGTTCTTGAAAGCCTTAAAGGTGATGAGAAAGATATTATTTTGATTACCGAAGACCAGCTGAATAATTTTGCCGGAAATATGCTAGAAGTAAGTGGTACCGATGATAGAAGGTATTTGGTAATGAGTGCTTCGGCTTATCAAAGTTTGACCAAAAAGCAAATTACACAGTTAGAGGAACACGTTACCATATTGAGTTCCAGTCTGGATACCATAGAGGCTTGCGGTGGTGGAAGTGCACGTTGCATGATGGCAGAGATTTTCCTGCCGACGGAATAA
- a CDS encoding MarC family NAAT transporter: MDLFIYLFVALFSVLNPIGTVPIFVGLTQGDSKQECSRISLWTSINVFLILIISFFIGKYVLSFFGISIDSLRIAGGLIIVSSGFSLLSGKFNKKRGINKKIESDAQKRNDIALTPLAMPMLAGPGSISLLIAFYQEHNATNELITATIAILAIAFTIFIILRSAHYLAQMLGASGIVAISRIVGFIVVAIGIQYIVSAIINIIKGNF, from the coding sequence ATGGATTTATTTATTTACTTGTTTGTAGCTTTATTTTCTGTACTAAATCCAATTGGAACAGTACCAATTTTTGTTGGACTTACTCAAGGTGACTCCAAACAAGAATGCTCTAGAATTTCATTATGGACTTCAATCAATGTTTTTTTAATCCTAATCATTTCATTCTTTATTGGAAAATATGTTTTAAGCTTTTTTGGCATTAGTATTGATTCGCTAAGGATTGCGGGAGGGTTAATTATTGTTAGTTCCGGTTTTTCTTTGCTTTCGGGAAAATTCAATAAAAAGCGAGGAATCAATAAAAAGATAGAAAGCGATGCTCAAAAAAGAAACGATATTGCCCTAACACCTTTGGCAATGCCAATGCTTGCAGGCCCAGGTTCCATTTCCCTATTAATTGCGTTTTATCAGGAACACAACGCCACCAATGAACTGATTACTGCTACAATAGCCATATTAGCAATTGCATTTACCATTTTTATAATTCTTAGAAGTGCACATTATCTAGCTCAAATGCTTGGAGCTTCAGGTATTGTTGCTATTTCAAGAATTGTAGGTTTTATTGTTGTTGCGATTGGTATTCAATACATCGTAAGCGCTATAATCAACATCATTAAAGGAAATTTTTAA
- a CDS encoding CoA-binding protein: protein MTKNKKTLVIGGSPNPERVAFKAIEKLVAKGHSVIVFGKNEGEIADVKINTHVIPVENIDTVSLYINPTHQSEYYKYIIDLKPNRVLFSPGTENPEFYQLLKLNDIRYEEACTLVLLTLNEY from the coding sequence ATGACAAAGAATAAAAAAACTTTGGTAATAGGTGGATCACCAAACCCTGAAAGAGTAGCTTTTAAGGCAATCGAAAAGCTGGTTGCCAAAGGGCATTCAGTTATTGTTTTTGGAAAAAATGAGGGGGAAATAGCAGATGTTAAAATAAATACCCATGTGATTCCTGTTGAAAATATAGACACTGTTTCATTATATATAAATCCAACACATCAAAGTGAATATTATAAATACATAATCGATCTTAAGCCGAATCGTGTTTTGTTTAGCCCGGGGACTGAAAATCCAGAGTTTTATCAATTGTTGAAATTGAACGATATAAGATATGAAGAAGCTTGTACATTGG